In Desulfosporosinus youngiae DSM 17734, the genomic stretch TTAATGGCCCATATTCCATGAAATACTCCTCCAAAGGATTTGAATCATTGATAAACTAAAATTTTTATACTTTAAATGTCTTAACCAGGTTTTGAAGATTGTCGGCGCTTTCTTTGACATTGTCCGTTTCCATTTTGATTTCGTCGGCCTTATTCTTTATCTTCGATACTTTGTCGGCAATATGATTCGTTCCCTCGGAACCGGTTCCCGTTGCCCTAGCTATTTCGGCAATCCCATCCGATATTATTTTTATTGAAGCGAGAAGCTCTTGGGAAGTCGCGCTTAATTCCGTGGCCCAATTATTAATGGATTGAGCGTCTTGATCATAGTTTTCACCAACACGGACGGATTCCTTATAGCTGTCCACCACTTTTGTCTCGATATATTCCAGGGTTTGCCTGGAGCTGTCAGCCAAGTTATCGACAGCTTCAAACATAGTACCCAGTGTATTTTGAATGTCCTTTACTGTGTCTTTGGAGTTTTCAGCCAACTTTCGTATTTCCTCGGCAACGACGGAAAACCCCTTTCCGGCTTCTCCGGCTCTGGCAGATTCGATAGCCGCATTTAAAGCCAGCAGGTTAGTTTGCGCGGATATTTGCAAAATGACCTCGGACAAGGCCTTTATTCTATCCACCTCTTTGGTTTTTTCCAGGGCTTCATCCATCATTTTTTTAATGGTTAAACGGGTTTGGTCAGCCTCGGTCTGAAGTTCAAGTGAACTGCTCCTTAAGGAGACAGCTTTTTGGCTGATTTCATTAGCGGATAAGGCTCCTTCCTGAGCCTTTACCGCAACAGTTTCCACTGCATTTGCAATCTCATTGGAAGTAGCGGTAATTTCTTCGGTCGAAGCAGCGGTTTCCTCCATCCCTGCCGACAATTCCTGCACAGTCGCCGCTGCGTCTTCCAACTCGTCCGTGAGCAACCCAATATTTTGGTGAGTCTCAATGATTGCTGTATTAACTTTATTGGTTTCTGAAATGATTTTCTTCACCATTTGATGAATACTTTCAATAAATAGGTTGAAATAGCTGGACATCTCCCCAATTTCATCTTTGCCGGAGACGGCTACCCGTTTGGTCAAATCGCCGTTTCCCTCGGCGATGTCCCTCAACATGCCGGTAATGGTTTGGATCTTGCGTATAATCATAATTCGGAACATCAAAACCACGCAAATACCGATGATGATTCCTAAAACAGCCATAATAGCACCTTGATTGATGATTAGTTTTTGAGTAAGCTCTGTTACGACATCAAATCTTTGACCGATGAAAAGCATGCCGCTGCTTTTCCCCGTAACATCAATAATTGGCGTATAGGTAGTGAAATACGTTTCCCCGTTTATGGTTGCTTCACCATAATAGGCTTCCCCATTATTTAACACTGTGTCGATAATCTCCTGATTTTCCATTTTTGAGCCGGTAAGGCGGCTGCCATTTTCATCTTCAATTGTCGTAGCGATTCTTTCATCACCTGA encodes the following:
- a CDS encoding methyl-accepting chemotaxis protein translates to MKINSLTSKISGLMVGFVLLFMVTVLIIISSTVDGVISQSIENELKNKSLVLNSDIESMKQKALNASKWLEGSPRLISALQNQDRQGLLELGQLALTSFEMDYLVITDKEGNVFIRAHEADKYGDSIAKQINIQKALQGEQSVGIEEGAVVKYSIRAGTPLKDKDGQIIGAVSLGYVLSNNEFVDKQKNIFNCDVTVFSGDERIATTIEDENGSRLTGSKMENQEIIDTVLNNGEAYYGEATINGETYFTTYTPIIDVTGKSSGMLFIGQRFDVVTELTQKLIINQGAIMAVLGIIIGICVVLMFRIMIIRKIQTITGMLRDIAEGNGDLTKRVAVSGKDEIGEMSSYFNLFIESIHQMVKKIISETNKVNTAIIETHQNIGLLTDELEDAAATVQELSAGMEETAASTEEITATSNEIANAVETVAVKAQEGALSANEISQKAVSLRSSSLELQTEADQTRLTIKKMMDEALEKTKEVDRIKALSEVILQISAQTNLLALNAAIESARAGEAGKGFSVVAEEIRKLAENSKDTVKDIQNTLGTMFEAVDNLADSSRQTLEYIETKVVDSYKESVRVGENYDQDAQSINNWATELSATSQELLASIKIISDGIAEIARATGTGSEGTNHIADKVSKIKNKADEIKMETDNVKESADNLQNLVKTFKV